The following coding sequences lie in one Arachis ipaensis cultivar K30076 chromosome B03, Araip1.1, whole genome shotgun sequence genomic window:
- the LOC107630659 gene encoding beta-amyrin 28-oxidase — protein MEHSFYLSLLLLFVSFVSLSLFFLFYRHWSPFTAPNLPPGRMGYPMLGESIEFMSTGWKGHPEKFIFDRIIRFSSEIFKTSIFNEPTVVLCGPTCNKFLFSNENKLVNAWWPENVKKIFPTTIDSKLESKRMRKLLPQFLKPEALQRYVGIMDSIAQRHFASHWENKTHITVFPLAKRYTFLLACRLFMSVEDGKDVEKIEGPFHRLASGILTLPIDLPGTAFNKGIKASKFIRNELLRIIKQRKVELGEGKASPAQDILSHMLLTPDEDGHYMNEMDIADKILGLLIGGHDTASAACTFIVKYLAELPHVYDQVYKEQMEIAKSKSEGELLTWDDVQKMRYSWNVACEVMRLAPPLQGGFREAITDFIFNGFSIPKGWKLYWSANSSHKNPEYFPEPQKFDPSRFEGKGPAPYTYVPFGGGPRMCPGKEYARLEILVFMHNLVKRFKLQKLIQDEKIIVDPMPTPAKGLPVRLYPHKA, from the exons ATGGAACACAGTTTCTACCTCTCCCTTCTACTTCTCTTTGTTTCATTCgtatctctttctctcttcttcctcttctaccGTCACTGGTCTCCGTTTACGGCCCCAAACTTGCCACCGGGAAGGATGGGTTACCCAATGCTCGGGGAGAGCATCGAGTTCATGTCCACCGGATGGAAGGGACATCCTGAGAAGTTCATCTTTGATCGCATCATCAGGTTTTCCTCTGAAATCTTCAAGACCTCCATCTTTAACGAACCCACTGTTGTGTTGTGCGGACCCACATGCAACAAGTTCTTGTTCTCCAACGAGAACAAGCTGGTTAACGCGTGGTGGCCGGAGAACGTTAAAAAGATTTTCCCAACAACGATCGATTCCAAACTGGAGTCCAAGAGGATGAGGAAGTTGCTACCACAGTTCCTCAAACCTGAAGCTCTGCAACGCTATGTCGGCATCATGGATTCCATAGCTCAAAGGCATTTTGCTTCCCATTGGGAAAACAAGACGCATATCACCGTTTTTCCTTTGGCCAAGAG GTACACGTTCTTGTTAGCTTGTCGTTTGTTCATGAGTGTGGAGGATGGAAAAGACGTAGAAAAAATAGAAGGCCCTTTTCATCGTTTGGCGTCCGGAATCTTAACACTGCCAATTGACTTGCCTGGAACGGCATTCAACAAAGGAATCAAAGCATCAAAGTTCATAAGGAATGAACTTTTGAGGATCATAAAGCAGAGAAAGGTGGAGTTGGGTGAAGGGAAAGCGTCCCCAGCACAAGACATACTGTCTCACATGTTGTTGACACCCGATGAGGATGGACATTACATGAATGAAATGGATATTGCTGATAAGATCCTTGGCCTTTTGATTGGAGGACATGACACTGCTAGTGCTGCATGCACTTTCATAGTCAAATACCTTGCTGAGCTTCCTCATGTTTATGATCAAGTATACAAAG AGCAAATGGAAATAGCAAAATCAAAATCTGAAGGAGAGTTGTTAACTTGGGATGACGTCCAAAAGATGCGATACTCTTGGAATGTAGCTTGTGAAGTAATGAGACTTGCTCCTCCACTCCAGGGAGGTTTCAGGGAAGCCATCACTGACTTCATCTTCAATGGCTTCTCAATTCCGAAAGGATGGAAG TTATACTGGAGTGCGAATTCGAGTCATAAGAATCCAGAATATTTTCCAGAGCCGCAGAAATTCGATCCAAGTAGATTCGAAGGCAAAGGACCAGCTCCTTACACTTATGTGCCATTTGGTGGAGGACCTAGAATGTGCCCTGGTAAAGAGTATGCAAGATTGGAAATACTGGTTTTCATGCACAACCTAGTCAAACGCTTCAAGTTGCAAAAATTGATTCAAGATGAAAAAATTATAGTTGATCCAATGCCCACACCTGCAAAGGGCCTTCCAGTCCGCCTTTATCCTCACAAAGCCTGA